AGCCGGGCCAGTTCGGTGCGCAACCAGCGCAGATGGGCTTCAATCCGCTTCCGCACGCGGGCTGGAGCTCGGTCCAACCGGTTCTGCTCGGCCCGCTGCATCGCCAGCACTTGGCGGCGTCGCGCCAACAGGGCCGCCAGTTCCGCGGTCTGCGGATCGGGGAGCGCCCGCACTTCCGGTTGGATGACCTCTGCGAAGCGGGCCAACACCTGCGCGTCCAGCGTATCGGTCTTCGCCAACCGGCCCGTCGCTTTGGCAAAGTCCCGGACCTGGCGCGGATTGACCGCGATCACGGGCAAGGCGGCGTCCACCAGCGCCCGCAGCAACGGCCGTTCCAAGCCCCCGGTGGCTTCCACGACAATCCGTATCGGCGATACCTGGCTCAGCCGTGCGATCACCGTGCTGATTCCCTGGGCATCATACGGGACGCTCAGCGGCGTGCCAGCCGGCCGCATGGCGACGTCCAGCTGCGCTTTCGAGATATCAATTCCGACACACACCGACGATGTCTGCATCGCCTCCTCCTTGGTGAAGCCCGTCCTTGTCTTGATGCGGGCTCGGTGGCCCAGGCAACTGTGCGGGCTTATGGAATAGGGAATGTGACGACCCGGCTCGGCCGCGGTCTCTTCGGACCGGAGGCGTATCGATCTGTCACATTCCGTATGTCTCATGTACCACAATTCCAAGATACAAGGCGTAGAAGTAATGGACAAGGTGCCCGGATCGCGGCCCAAGCCGAAGCCACTGGTGCGGAGGAGATTCAGTATATCCGCATCACGCCAGAGATCGGCCGGAACGATCCCTGTCCTGCAGCAGCGGCAAGCCATACCAGACGTGTTGCCAGGAGCACCAGCACCAGGGTGCGAGCCGTGGTCACAGAGTCGCGGAGCAGCCGGAATGAACGGATCAGGCTCCTAGGGTGTCAGCCATCGGACGGGGATCAGATGCTCGACGGTGTGAAATTCAGGATCGCTCGTCAGGACCGTTCCCGACAGACGTCGGGCCGTGGCGACGCAAAAGGTATCCGCGTAGGAGACCGCATGCTCGCTCTTGATCTCCGCCGCGTCTCGCACCAATGGCAGGTCCACCGCCACCAGCTCGATGGGCAATTGTTCCAGGAGATGGAGGGCTTCAGCGGCGCGGACCGCGCCGACCTTGCGCTTGACGATGTAGAAGAACTCGCCCCAATTGACCCAGTTGAGAAAGGCCTTGGTCCCTGCCCGTTGTTGTTCATACAGGGCGGCGCGGACCTT
The DNA window shown above is from Nitrospira tepida and carries:
- a CDS encoding IS110 family transposase, with product MQTSSVCVGIDISKAQLDVAMRPAGTPLSVPYDAQGISTVIARLSQVSPIRIVVEATGGLERPLLRALVDAALPVIAVNPRQVRDFAKATGRLAKTDTLDAQVLARFAEVIQPEVRALPDPQTAELAALLARRRQVLAMQRAEQNRLDRAPARVRKRIEAHLRWLRTELARLDEDLDDMIEESPIWRAREDLLQSVPGIGPVMSRTVLAELPELGLLNRKQIAALVGVAPFNRDSGRLRGRRTIWGGRAPVRTALYMATLVATRWNPVIRQFYQRLRTAGKASKVALVAAMRKLLTILNAMVHHGTPWQPAAARRA
- a CDS encoding type II toxin-antitoxin system VapC family toxin, with the translated sequence MSKKLVLDSFALVSLFHKEPGWEKVRAALYEQQRAGTKAFLNWVNWGEFFYIVKRKVGAVRAAEALHLLEQLPIELVAVDLPLVRDAAEIKSEHAVSYADTFCVATARRLSGTVLTSDPEFHTVEHLIPVRWLTP